A single window of Zea mays cultivar B73 chromosome 10, Zm-B73-REFERENCE-NAM-5.0, whole genome shotgun sequence DNA harbors:
- the LOC103640759 gene encoding probable glycosyltransferase 3 gives MGVAAGGGVRLRASSAKKQRQRTLNNIKITLLCGFITVLVLRGTAGFNLLVSSGDLDGAAADAKVVEDVERILAEIRSDSEADDVVVVVEGGSSSSSSPRNATAASFGNFSASATLVKVREYSLGPPVRGWDAQRRDWMAQHPEFPRLHPRGRPRVLLVTGSPPGPCDNPAGDHYLLKATKNKIDYCRLHGIDVVHNMAHLDPELTGYWSKLPLVRRLMLAHPEVEWIWWVDSDAIFTDMAFELPLSRYDGSNLVIHGYPDLLFEKRSWISLNAGIFLLRNCQWSLDLLDAWVPMGPRGPSRVEAGKLLTASLTGRPPFDADDQSALIHLLLVQKERWMDKVHVETEFYLHGFWTGLVDRYEQMMEDNHPGLGDDRWPFITHFVGCKTCGRYEDYPLDRCIRGMERAFNFADNQVLRLYGFRHRSLTTAKVRRVTDPATNPLEAKEAALNMDAKFT, from the coding sequence ATGGGGGTGGCCGCCGGCGGTGGGGTGCGGCTGCGTGCCAGCAGCGCCAAGAAGCAGCGGCAGCGGACCCTGAACAACATCAAGATCACGCTCCTCTGTGGCTTCATCACCGTGCTGGTCCTCCGCGGCACGGCCGGCTTCAACCTGCTGGTCAGCAGCGGCGACctggacggcgcggcggcggacGCCAAGGTGGTGGAGGACGTGGAGCGCATCCTGGCCGAGATCCGCTCCGACTCCGAGGCGGACGACGTGGTGGTGGTGGTCGAGGGcgggtcgtcgtcgtcgtcgtcgccgcgcaACGCGACGGCGGCCAGCTTCGGCAACTTCTCGGCGTCGGCGACGCTAGTCAAGGTGCGGGAGTACAGCCTGGGCCCGCCCGTGCGGGGCTGGGACGCGCAGCGGCGGGACTGGATGGCCCAGCACCCGGAGTTCCCGCGCCTCCACCCGCGGGGCCGCCCGCGGGTGCTGCTCGTCACCGGGTCGCCCCCTGGCCCCTGCGACAACCCCGCCGGCGACCACTACCTGCTCAAGGCGACCAAGAATAAGATCGACTACTGCCGGCTCCACGGCATCGACGTGGTGCACAACATGGCGCACCTGGACCCGGAGCTGACGGGGTACTGGTCCAAGCTGCCGCTGGTGCGCCGCCTCATGCTGGCGCACCCTGAGGTGGAGTGGATCTGGTGGGTGGACAGCGACGCCATCTTCACCGACATGGCGTTCGAGCTCCCGCTGTCCCGCTACGACGGCAGCAACCTCGTCATCCACGGCTACCCGGACCTGCTGTTCGAGAAGCGCTCGTGGATCTCGCTCAACGCCGGCATCTTCCTGCTTCGCAACTGCCAGTGGTCGCTCGACCTGCTGGACGCCTGGGTGCCCATGGGGCCCCGCGGCCCCTCCCGCGTCGAGGCCGGCAAGCTGCTCACGGCCAGCCTCACGGGCCGCCCGCCCTTCGACGCCGACGACCAGTCCGCGCTCATCCACCTGCTGCTGGTGCAGAAGGAGCGGTGGATGGACAAGGTGCACGTGGAGACGGAGTTCTACCTCCACGGCTTCTGGACGGGGCTGGTGGACAGGTACGAGCAGATGATGGAGGACAACCACCCGGGCCTCGGCGACGACCGCTGGCCCTTCATCACCCACTTCGTCGGATGCAAGACCTGCGGCAGGTACGAGGACTACCCGCTCGACCGCTGCATCCGGGGCATGGAGCGCGCCTTCAACTTCGCCGACAACCAGGTGCTCAGGCTCTACGGATTCCGGCACCGCTCGCTCACAACCGCCAAGGTCAGGAGGGTCACCGACCCCGccaccaacccgctcgaggcgaaGGAGGCCGCGCTCAACATGGACGCCAAGTTCACCTAG